A section of the Etheostoma cragini isolate CJK2018 chromosome 12, CSU_Ecrag_1.0, whole genome shotgun sequence genome encodes:
- the LOC117954584 gene encoding uncharacterized protein LOC117954584 yields the protein MAEASRTIEVAALGRPFSLGMLYDCRQDSLVPGMTLWDCDDLEKNTRERPQHNSEFEIVASESIEDKSSALTVEASLKASFLGGLVEVEGSAKYLNDHKTSKNQARVTLKYKATTKFRELSMNHLGRGNVKHPDVFDKGLATHVVTGVLYGAQAFFVFDRDVSDKEDHQDIQGNLKVMIKKIPCFAIEGEGSLKMEDKDKEHVDTFSCRFFGDFSIQKSPTSFQDAVEVYQSLPKLLGANGENAVPMKVWLLPLTSLDSNAAKLVRQISIRLVQDSQSVLEDVGEVEMRCNDALRTTTAQQFPQIGKKIKGFKEMSCEFKLEFQRILAKKLPSIRGGGEEEAGLAEILKRRHSSPFNSKNLHEWMDCKEREICMLKSFTNMMTNTKIVPSPNGLHEEILSAKHAVCFVFTSLGSDEPYLSALLNYLKQTPENPQGAHTQDVEKEQWYLSKKVADSLRNKAKLFSDFAEANKENKTIKFLTVGSTNETHKGSSIYLYKDGFSVSEDFEPPSKPETVAVSDINHNSVTLRISPPRFGAEDITSYSVEYCVSGEKGWKQKTASKAEEVSVSDLSPNTEYMFRCRAVTSVGVGPANEVPGSTKTLPCSPPGKSEVEPNSSEISVSWEKPAELGQDVHILSYIVEFAKTDNRVKEEDLKWKEMMAGAEKAIISGLQSETEYVVRVRCDCGVSGRSKESISVNVRTTKREFARLADFLKHISKRINSESPSVYKLPLEEEDMDVDGCRRYNLGKESMRQNRTIMLLGATGSGKSTLINGMINYIVGIEWKDNFRFQLIKEDQTRSQSESQTSKATVYKINYQEGFKVPFSLTIVDTPGFGDTRGIGRDREITEQIRRLFTSANGVSEIDAVCFVTQASLARLTATQRYVFDSVLSIFGKDVAENIQMLVTFADGKQPPVLEAISASGVPCPKNDIGLPVHFKFNNSAVFADNRSSSDRACDGESDEDDANFDEMFWNMGAKSMEKFFTALKKITTKSLLMTQEVLKERKHLETAVEGLQPQVKAGLAKLEEIRITKEKIKEHETAMTSNENFEIEVDVIKPVKKQLTKKGEYITNCQKCSITCHYPCAIADDDQKHGCASMDRTGRCTVCPGKCIWNVHFNQTYSWEYVRVKEKQTLLELKDKYKKATQEKMTVQELIERQEEEIVHLQDMIVSLMDQSAQSITRLQEIALRPNPLTTPEYIDMLIEGEKSEAKEGYTARIQSLEAMKEKAKIISRVAKRDKLTKTEEELSEEKQERKEKRGFLKRVINFFWYQ from the exons ATGGCTGAAGCCAGCAGAACAATAGAGGTGGCTGCACTCGGCCGGCCATTCAGCCTCGGGATGCTATACGACTGCCGCCAAGATTCACTCGTCCCTG GCATGACACTGTGGGACTGTGATgacttggaaaaaaatacaagagaaagaccacaacacaacagtgaATTTGAGATAGTTGCTTCTGAATCAATTGAGGATAAATCCTCAGCGCTAACAGTTGAAGCCTCTCTAAAAGCAAGTTTTTTAGGGGGACTTGTTGAGGTTGAAGGATCGGCCAAATACCTGAATGATCATAAGACTTCCAAAAATCAGGCCAGAGTAACTCTGAAGTACAAAGCTACCACAAAGTTTCGGGAACTGTCGATGAATCACCTCGGAAGAGGCAATGTGAAGCATCCAGATGTCTTTGACAAAGGATTAGCAACACATGTAGTCACAGGTGTCCTTTATGGGGCACAAGCCTTCTTTGTCTTTGACCGTGATGTCTCTGACAAGGAAGATCATCAAGACATTCAGGGCAACTTGAAGGTGATGATAAAGAAGATTCCCTGCTTTGCAATTGAGGGTGAAGGTTCGCTGAAAATGGAAGACAAGGACAAAGAACATGTTGACACATTCTCCTGCAGATTCTTTGGAGACTTTTCAATTCAGAAATCTCCTACATCCTTTCAGGATGCAGTAGAAGTCTACCAAAGCCTCCCAAAATTGTTGGGAGCCAACGGAGAAAACGCCGTACCAATGAAGGTCTGGCTGTTGCCCCTGACAAGTTTAGATTCTAATGCTGCCAAACTTGTCCGTCAGATAAGTATAAGATTAGTTCAAGATTCACAGAGTGTCCTGGAGGATGTTGGTGAGGTGGAAATGAGGTGCAATGATGCACTGAGGACCACCACTGCTCAGCAGTTCCCACAGATTGGCAAAAAGATTAaaggttttaaagaaatgtcctGTGAGTTCAAGCTGGAATTCCAACGAATCTTGGCAAAGAAACTACCGTCAAtccgaggaggaggagaagaggaggctgGGCTCGCAGAGATCCTGAAGAGGAGACATTCTTCTCCTTTCAACAGCAAAAACCTGCACGAGTGGATGGActgtaaagagagagaaatctgCATGTTAAAGTCTTTCACCAACATGATGACCAACACCAAGATTGTCCCTTCTCCAAATGGTCTTCATGAGGAAATTCTCAGTGCTAAAcatgctgtgtgttttgttttcacctCACTTGGAAGTGATGAACCGTACCTCTCAGCTTTATTGAACTACTTAAAACAAACACCAGAAAACCCTCAAGGTGCACATACCCAAGATGTAGAGAAAGAACAATGGTACCTTTCAAAGAAAGTAGCTGATTCATTGCGGAACAAAGCAAAGCTCTTTAGTGACTTTGCAGAGGCCAACAAAGAGAACAAGACCATTAAGTTCCTGACAGTAGGTTCAACAAATGAGACACACAAAGGTTCAAGCATCTACCTTTATAAAGATGGCTTTTCTGTCAGTGAGGACTTTGAGCCGCCATCAAAGCCTGAAACAGTGGCAGTAAGTGATATAAACCACAACAGTGTGACGCTGAGAATCTCTCCACCCAGATTTGGAGCAGAGGACATCACCTCCTACTCTGTGGAGTACTGTGTCAGTGGAGAGAAGGGATGGAAACAGAAGACAGCATCAAAAGCTGAAGAAGTCTCAGTGAGCGATCTGAGTCCTAACACAGAGTATATGTTCAGATGTAGAGCAGTGACCTCAGTAGGTGTTGGGCCAGCCAATGAAGTCCCTGGTTCCACTAAAACGTTACCTTGCAGCCCTCCTGGAAAATCTGAAGTTGAACCAAATTCAAGTGAGATATCAGTTAGCTGGGAGAAACCTGCTGAGCTTGGACAAGATGTGCACATTTTGAGCTACATCGTGGAGTTTGCCAAAACAGACAACAgggttaaagaggaagatctcAAATGGAAGGAAATGATGGCAGGAGCTGAAAAGGCGATCATATCAGGGCTTCAGTCAGAGACAGAATATGTTGTCAGAGTCAGATGTGATTGTGGTGTATCTGGCAGAAGCAAAGAAAGCATCTCTGTTAATGTCCGCACAACAAAACGTGAATTTGCACGCCTTGCCGATTTTCTCAAACATATTAGCAAGAGAATAAATTCTGAATCTCCATCAGTTTACAAACTGCCTTTGGAAGAAGAAGATATGGATGTCGATGGATGCCGGAGGTATAACCTTGGCAAAGAAAGCATGAGACAAAATCGCACAATAATGCTTCTCGGAGCAACTGGATCAGGAAAGTCCACTCTTATCAATGGAATGATCAACTACATTGTTGGTATAGAGTGGAAGGACAATTTCAGATTTCAATTAATCAAGGAGGATCAGACGAGATCCCAATCTGAAAGTCAGACATCTAAAGCCACTGTGTACAAAATCAACTACCAAGAGGGGTTTAAAGTCCCCTTCTCTCTGACCATTGTGGACACTCCAGGGTTTGGGGACACAAGAGGAATAGGCAGAGACAGGGAGATCACAGAGCAAATCAGGAGGCTTTTTACCTCTGCTAATGGGGTAAGTGAGATTGATGCAGTGTGTTTTGTTACCCAGGCCTCTCTTGCACGACTAACAGCAACGCAACGATATGTGTTTGACTCGGTACTCTCCATTTTTGGCAAAGATGTGGCAGAGAACATTCAGATGCTGGTGACTTTTGCAGATGGCAAGCAGCCACCCGTTCTGGAGGCAATAAGCGCCTCTGGGGTTCCATGTCCAAAAAATGATATAGGGCTTCCAGTTCACTTCAAGTTCAACAACTCTGCAGTGTTTGCAGATAACAGAAGCAGCAGTGACAGGGCCTGTGATGGGGAATCTGATGAGGATGATGCCAActttgatgaaatgttttggAACATGGGTGCCAAAAGTATGGAGAAGTTCTTcactgctttgaaaaaaataacgaCCAAAAGCTTGCTCATGACCCAAGAGGTTTTAAAAGAGCGAAAGCATCTTGAAACAGCAGTTGAAGGTTTGCAACCGCAAGTTAAAGCTGGATTAGCAAAACTTGAAGAAATAAGGATAACCAAAGAAAAGATTAAAGAGCATGAAACAGCCATGACTTCAAATGAAAACTTTGAGATTGAGGTGGATGTTATTAAGCCAGTCAAAAAACAGCTCACAAAGAAAGGAGAGTACATTACCAACTGCCAGAAGTGTTCAATAACATGCCACTATCCGTGTGCGATAGCAGATGATGACCAAAAACATGGCTGTGCATCAATGGATAGGACAGGGAGGTGCACTGTCTGCCCTGGTAAATGCATCTGGAATGTGCATTTCAACCAAACATACAGCTGGGAGTATGTTAGAGTAAAAGAGAAGCAGACACTGCTGGAGCTAAAAGACAAGTACAAAAAAGCTACACAAGAAAAGATGACTGTTCAGGAATTGATTGAGAGGCAAGAGGAAGAGATTGTTCACCTGCAAGACATGATCGTTTCCCTCATGGATCAGTCGGCTCAATCTATAACTCGTCTGCAAGAGATCGCCCTGAGGCCTAACCCTCTGACCACTCCAGAGTACATCGACATGCTAATTGAGGGAGAAAAGTCGGAGGCAAAAGAAGGTTACACGGCACGAATTCAGTCTTTGGAGGCAATGAAGGAAAAGGCAAAAATCATCTCCAGAGTAGCTAAACGAGACAAactcacaaaaacagaagaagaattgtctgaagaaaaacaggagagaaaagaaaagagaggttTCTTAAAGAGAGTTATCAATTTCTTTTGGTATCAATGA